Proteins encoded within one genomic window of Pectobacterium araliae:
- the rsmB gene encoding 16S rRNA (cytosine(967)-C(5))-methyltransferase RsmB — protein sequence MKSSYNLRSIAAKVVGQVLDQGQSLSALLPVHQREVSDKDRALLQELCFGVLRVLPQLEWCIQQLMAKPLTGKQRTLHYLIMVGIYQLHYTRIPPHAALAETVEGAVALKRPQLKGLINGVLRQFQRQQEELIQRESTLPSHYLHPSWLLARIEHAYPNHWQSVVDANNQRPPMWLRVNRLHHTREAYLDLLTQEGIEAFPHPEYADAIRLTSPCAVDLLPGFSQGWATIQDASAQGCVYWLDPQDGEQILDLCAAPGGKTTHILEAAPKSHVLAVDVDETRLGRVKENLLRLQMHAEVKQGDGRYPDAWCEGRMFDRILLDAPCSATGVIRRHPDIKWLRRDRDIEELVVLQKEIIDAIWPHLKTGGTLVYATCSILPQENAQQVTDFLARHDDAKLVDTGTREMPGIQMLPHADGGDGFFYAKLVKN from the coding sequence ATGAAAAGCTCATACAATCTACGCAGTATTGCCGCAAAAGTGGTGGGACAAGTTCTGGATCAGGGGCAATCACTCAGTGCCTTATTACCGGTTCATCAACGTGAAGTCTCCGATAAAGATCGTGCACTTTTACAAGAGCTTTGCTTCGGCGTATTACGCGTTTTACCGCAGTTGGAATGGTGTATTCAACAACTGATGGCTAAGCCCCTGACGGGTAAACAACGCACATTGCATTACCTTATCATGGTTGGGATCTACCAATTACACTACACCCGCATCCCACCACATGCAGCCCTGGCAGAAACGGTTGAAGGTGCCGTCGCATTAAAGAGACCACAGCTCAAGGGGTTGATTAATGGCGTATTACGCCAATTCCAACGTCAGCAAGAAGAACTCATTCAGCGCGAGTCAACACTCCCGTCTCACTACCTGCACCCAAGTTGGCTGCTGGCCCGTATTGAACATGCCTATCCAAATCACTGGCAAAGCGTTGTTGATGCGAATAATCAACGCCCTCCAATGTGGCTGCGCGTGAATCGGTTACACCATACACGAGAAGCGTATTTAGACTTGCTAACACAAGAGGGAATCGAAGCGTTTCCTCATCCTGAATACGCCGATGCGATACGACTTACTTCTCCCTGTGCCGTCGATCTCTTACCGGGTTTTTCACAAGGCTGGGCAACGATACAGGATGCTTCGGCTCAAGGCTGCGTCTATTGGCTCGATCCACAAGATGGCGAGCAGATCCTCGATCTCTGCGCCGCACCCGGCGGGAAAACAACACATATTTTAGAGGCTGCACCAAAATCTCATGTACTCGCTGTCGATGTTGATGAGACACGTTTAGGCCGGGTAAAAGAAAATTTACTGCGGTTACAAATGCATGCCGAAGTAAAACAAGGCGATGGACGTTACCCCGATGCATGGTGCGAAGGGCGTATGTTTGATCGCATTCTGTTGGATGCGCCATGCTCAGCCACTGGCGTGATTCGCCGTCATCCTGATATTAAGTGGTTGCGCCGAGACAGAGATATTGAAGAGCTGGTTGTACTACAAAAAGAGATCATTGATGCTATCTGGCCACATCTCAAAACCGGCGGCACACTGGTCTATGCTACCTGCTCCATCCTACCGCAAGAAAATGCTCAACAAGTTACGGATTTCCTAGCTCGCCATGACGATGCAAAACTGGTTGATACAGGTACAAGAGAAATGCCGGGTATACAGATGCTTCCCCATGCCGATGGTGGTGATGGTTTCTTTTATGCGAAGCTGGTAAAAAACTGA
- a CDS encoding alternative ribosome-rescue factor A, producing the protein MTTCRHKRGKIQDNAIGALLHDPLFRQRIEVNEKGKGSYRRKNKHMKKGSWEASGKQSNDYLPLAFLLFA; encoded by the coding sequence ATGACCACATGCCGTCATAAACGCGGGAAAATACAGGACAATGCCATTGGGGCATTACTACATGACCCGCTGTTTCGCCAACGAATTGAAGTGAATGAAAAAGGGAAAGGAAGTTATCGTAGAAAAAATAAGCATATGAAGAAAGGTAGTTGGGAGGCCAGTGGTAAGCAATCAAATGATTATTTACCTCTGGCCTTTCTGCTTTTTGCGTAA
- the rplQ gene encoding 50S ribosomal protein L17, whose product MRHRKSGRQLNRNSSHRQAMFRNMASSLVRHEIIKTTLPKAKELRRVVEPLITLAKTDSVANRRLAFARTRDNEIVAKLFNELGPRFASRAGGYTRILKCGFRAGDNAPMAYIELVDRSVSQAEEVATAE is encoded by the coding sequence ATGCGCCATCGTAAGAGTGGTCGTCAACTGAACCGTAACAGCAGCCATCGTCAGGCTATGTTCCGTAACATGGCTAGTTCTTTGGTTCGTCATGAAATCATCAAGACGACCCTGCCGAAAGCGAAAGAGCTGCGTCGCGTTGTTGAACCGCTGATTACTCTTGCCAAGACCGACAGCGTTGCTAATCGTCGTCTGGCATTCGCCCGTACTCGTGATAACGAGATCGTGGCAAAACTGTTTAATGAACTGGGCCCGCGTTTCGCGAGCCGTGCCGGTGGTTACACTCGTATTCTGAAGTGTGGCTTCCGTGCTGGTGACAACGCGCCGATGGCATACATCGAGCTCGTTGATCGTTCAGTTTCGCAAGCAGAAGAAGTGGCTACTGCAGAGTAA
- a CDS encoding DNA-directed RNA polymerase subunit alpha — protein sequence MQGSVTEFLKPRLVDIEQVSSTHAKVTLEPLERGFGHTLGNALRRILLSSMPGCAVTEVEIDGVLHEYSTKEGVQEDILEILLNLKGLAVRVQGKDEVILTLNKSGIGPVTAADIIHDGDVEIVKPQHLICHLTDENASISMRIKVQRGRGYVPASARIHTEEDERPIGRLLVDACYSPVERIAYNVEAARVEQRTDLDKLVIEMETNGTIDPEEAIRRAATILAEQLEAFVDLRDVRQPEVKEEKPEFDPILLRPVDDLELTVRSANCLKAEAIHYIGDLVQRTEVELLKTPNLGKKSLTEIKDVLASRGLSLGMRLENWPPASIADE from the coding sequence ATGCAGGGTTCTGTGACAGAGTTTCTAAAACCGCGCCTGGTTGATATCGAGCAAGTGAGTTCGACGCACGCCAAGGTGACCCTTGAGCCATTAGAGCGAGGCTTCGGCCATACTCTTGGCAACGCACTGCGCCGTATTCTGCTTTCATCCATGCCAGGTTGCGCGGTGACCGAGGTTGAGATTGATGGTGTACTGCATGAGTACAGCACCAAAGAAGGCGTACAGGAAGATATCCTGGAAATCCTGCTCAACCTGAAAGGGCTGGCGGTGAGAGTTCAAGGCAAAGATGAAGTTATTCTTACCCTGAATAAATCTGGCATTGGCCCTGTGACTGCAGCCGACATCATCCATGATGGTGATGTTGAAATCGTCAAGCCGCAGCACTTAATTTGCCACCTGACCGATGAAAACGCATCTATTAGTATGCGTATCAAAGTTCAACGTGGTCGTGGTTATGTGCCGGCATCTGCCCGTATTCATACGGAAGAAGATGAGCGCCCGATTGGTCGTCTGTTAGTTGATGCTTGCTACAGCCCTGTAGAGCGTATTGCCTACAATGTTGAAGCAGCTCGTGTAGAACAGCGTACTGACTTGGACAAGCTAGTCATCGAAATGGAAACCAATGGCACGATCGATCCTGAAGAGGCGATCCGCCGTGCGGCCACCATTCTGGCTGAACAACTTGAAGCTTTTGTTGACTTACGTGATGTTCGTCAGCCAGAAGTTAAAGAAGAGAAACCAGAATTCGATCCGATCCTGCTGCGCCCTGTTGACGATCTGGAATTGACTGTCCGCTCTGCTAACTGCCTTAAGGCAGAAGCTATCCACTACATCGGTGATCTGGTACAGCGTACCGAGGTTGAGCTGCTCAAAACGCCTAACTTGGGTAAAAAATCTCTTACTGAGATTAAAGACGTACTGGCTTCCCGTGGTTTGTCTCTGGGCATGCGCCTAGAAAACTGGCCACCTGCAAGCATTGCTGATGAGTAA
- the dprA gene encoding DNA-protecting protein DprA, which produces MLSTEIWLRMTGVRQLGIRRSRAIAKKLIDLNDLDNNMLSELGLSHAQISQFWAYDLKILAETLNWLSYPNHHIVTCEDALYPFLLSNIRDFPLLLFVSGSPELLASPQISIVGSRGNSAYGERWGCFFAQEFAANELTVTSGLAIGIDGIAHRAALDAGGKTIAVLGSGLENIYPKRHAKLAERICGDGGTLVSEFPLAMPPFPTNFPRRNRIISGLGLGVLVIEASIRSGSLVTARYALEQGREVFALPGPIGNPMTEGTHWLIQQGASLVTHPKDILEQLVSELQWLPMQSGQTISNEEEDGELPFADVLANVGDEVTPVDVVAERAGQPVPEIVTKLLELELAGWIAAVPGGYVRLRRAGHVRRTHVLV; this is translated from the coding sequence ATGCTATCAACGGAAATTTGGCTACGTATGACGGGCGTACGGCAGCTGGGAATCAGACGTAGTCGGGCGATTGCCAAAAAGCTTATTGATCTAAATGATTTAGATAACAATATGTTGAGCGAATTAGGCTTATCTCATGCTCAAATATCCCAATTCTGGGCCTATGATCTCAAGATTCTGGCGGAGACTCTTAACTGGCTGTCTTATCCCAATCACCATATTGTGACGTGCGAAGATGCACTTTATCCCTTTCTGCTGAGCAATATTCGTGATTTTCCGCTGTTGCTTTTTGTTTCTGGTTCTCCTGAATTATTGGCATCGCCACAAATATCGATCGTTGGTAGTCGAGGTAATAGCGCTTACGGCGAGCGCTGGGGATGTTTTTTTGCACAGGAATTTGCTGCAAATGAACTGACGGTGACCAGTGGGCTAGCGATTGGCATTGACGGCATCGCTCATCGGGCTGCCTTAGATGCAGGAGGGAAAACGATAGCAGTGCTGGGGAGTGGGCTAGAGAATATTTATCCCAAGCGTCATGCCAAGCTTGCTGAGCGTATTTGTGGAGATGGCGGTACATTGGTCTCTGAGTTTCCCCTCGCTATGCCGCCTTTCCCAACCAACTTTCCCAGAAGAAATCGTATTATCAGTGGGCTAGGGTTGGGTGTCCTGGTCATTGAAGCGTCTATCCGCAGTGGGTCGTTGGTTACAGCGCGTTATGCTTTGGAACAAGGACGGGAAGTTTTTGCTCTGCCGGGGCCTATCGGTAACCCTATGACTGAGGGGACACACTGGCTGATCCAGCAAGGGGCCAGTCTGGTTACACATCCGAAGGATATTCTTGAGCAGTTGGTGAGTGAATTACAGTGGCTACCGATGCAAAGCGGGCAAACTATTTCTAACGAAGAAGAGGATGGCGAATTGCCATTTGCCGACGTGTTGGCTAACGTAGGAGATGAGGTTACACCTGTTGACGTTGTCGCTGAACGTGCCGGCCAACCTGTGCCAGAGATAGTCACTAAGCTATTAGAGCTGGAGTTAGCAGGGTGGATCGCAGCAGTACCCGGCGGCTATGTCCGATTAAGGAGGGCGGGCCATGTTCGACGTACTCATGTACTTGTTTGA
- the rpsK gene encoding 30S ribosomal protein S11, whose amino-acid sequence MAKAPIRARKRVRKQVSDGVAHIHASFNNTIVTITDRQGNALGWATAGGSGFRGSRKSTPFAAQVAAERCAEAVKEYGIKNLEVMVKGPGPGRESTIRALNAAGFRITNITDVTPIPHNGCRPPKKRRV is encoded by the coding sequence ATGGCAAAGGCACCTATTCGTGCACGTAAGCGTGTAAGAAAGCAAGTCTCTGACGGTGTGGCTCATATCCATGCTTCTTTCAACAACACCATCGTAACCATTACTGATCGTCAGGGTAATGCGCTGGGTTGGGCAACTGCCGGTGGTTCCGGCTTCCGTGGTTCTCGTAAATCTACGCCGTTCGCTGCTCAGGTCGCTGCAGAACGTTGCGCAGAGGCCGTGAAAGAGTACGGTATTAAGAACCTGGAAGTTATGGTTAAAGGACCTGGTCCGGGCCGTGAGTCTACTATCCGCGCATTGAACGCGGCTGGTTTCCGCATCACTAATATTACTGATGTGACTCCGATCCCTCATAACGGTTGTCGTCCGCCGAAAAAGCGCCGCGTATAA
- a CDS encoding DNA topoisomerase family protein encodes MAKPELFTEKKQEICPDCGSVLVIRSGRRGPFLGCSTYPECGFIRPLKAQADGHIVKVLDGQQCPLCQSTLVLRQGRYGMFIGCGNYPECNHTETIDRPDETAIRCPQCNEGTLLQRKSRYGKVFHSCDRYPDCQFTLNHKPIAGECPSCHYALLFEKKTAQGIKLFCASKLCGKPIAAEVDKNE; translated from the coding sequence ATGGCTAAACCTGAATTGTTTACTGAAAAAAAACAGGAAATATGTCCAGACTGTGGGTCAGTGCTGGTTATCCGTTCTGGTCGGCGCGGCCCATTCCTTGGCTGTTCTACATATCCGGAATGTGGGTTCATTCGCCCGCTTAAAGCGCAAGCTGATGGACATATTGTCAAAGTGTTGGATGGACAGCAATGCCCGCTTTGTCAGTCTACATTGGTGCTACGGCAAGGCCGTTATGGGATGTTCATCGGCTGCGGCAATTATCCTGAGTGCAATCATACCGAGACTATCGATCGCCCTGATGAAACGGCGATTCGATGTCCACAGTGTAATGAAGGCACGCTGCTACAGCGCAAATCTCGCTACGGTAAGGTGTTTCATTCTTGCGATCGCTATCCCGATTGCCAGTTTACGTTAAACCATAAGCCAATAGCGGGTGAATGTCCTTCTTGCCATTACGCTTTATTGTTTGAGAAAAAAACGGCACAAGGCATTAAGCTATTTTGCGCCAGTAAATTATGTGGAAAACCGATAGCGGCAGAAGTTGATAAGAATGAGTGA
- the def gene encoding peptide deformylase, with product MSVLQVLHFPDERLRITAQPVKEVNADIQRIVDDMFDTMYEEEGIGLAATQVDIHQRIIVIDVSEERDQRLVLINPELIEKSGDTGIEEGCLSIPETRALVPRAEHVKVRALDREGNVFELEASELLAICIQHEMDHLVGKLFIDYLSPLKRQRIRQKLEKLAKQNSRAQ from the coding sequence ATGTCAGTTTTGCAGGTATTACATTTCCCAGACGAGCGGCTGCGCATCACTGCGCAACCCGTAAAAGAAGTCAATGCAGATATTCAACGTATCGTGGATGATATGTTCGATACCATGTACGAAGAAGAAGGTATTGGACTGGCCGCAACGCAAGTGGATATTCACCAGCGTATTATTGTGATTGACGTCTCTGAAGAACGAGACCAACGGTTAGTGCTGATCAATCCAGAACTGATTGAAAAGAGCGGTGATACGGGTATCGAAGAGGGTTGCTTGTCGATCCCCGAAACACGTGCACTGGTTCCTCGAGCAGAACATGTAAAAGTGCGAGCATTGGATCGTGAAGGTAATGTGTTCGAACTTGAAGCAAGCGAGCTACTTGCCATTTGCATTCAGCATGAAATGGATCACTTGGTTGGGAAATTGTTTATCGATTACCTTTCCCCGCTTAAACGCCAGCGCATTCGTCAAAAACTGGAAAAGCTGGCTAAACAGAATAGCCGAGCCCAATAA
- the rpsM gene encoding 30S ribosomal protein S13 produces the protein MARIAGINIPDHKHTVIALTSIFGIGKTRSQAICAATGIAENVKISELSEEQIDKLRDEVAKFVVEGDLRREVTLSIKRLMDLGTYRGLRHRRGLPVRGQRTKTNARTRKGPRKPIKK, from the coding sequence GTGGCCCGTATAGCAGGCATTAACATTCCTGATCATAAACATACCGTAATTGCGTTAACGTCAATTTTCGGTATCGGTAAAACTCGGTCGCAGGCTATTTGTGCTGCCACAGGGATTGCCGAGAATGTTAAGATCAGTGAGCTGTCTGAAGAGCAAATCGATAAGCTGCGTGACGAAGTTGCCAAGTTTGTTGTAGAAGGTGATCTGCGTCGTGAAGTTACCCTGAGCATCAAGCGTCTTATGGACCTTGGTACTTATCGTGGTTTGCGTCATCGTCGTGGTCTGCCGGTTCGCGGTCAGCGTACCAAGACTAACGCCCGTACCCGTAAGGGTCCGCGCAAACCGATCAAGAAATAA
- a CDS encoding DUF494 family protein, giving the protein MFDVLMYLFESYIHNETEMRVDQDTLTDDLTRAGFHRNDIYSALSWLEKLADIQEGQTAPLYLASDALAMRIYTQDEALRLDADCRGFLLFLEQIQVLNLETREMIIERVMALETQEFDLEDLKWVILMVLFNVPGCENAYQQMEELLFEVNDGYVQ; this is encoded by the coding sequence ATGTTCGACGTACTCATGTACTTGTTTGAGAGTTACATCCACAATGAAACTGAAATGCGTGTCGATCAGGATACGTTAACTGATGACCTCACCCGCGCTGGATTCCATCGTAACGATATCTATAGCGCGTTGAGTTGGCTGGAAAAATTGGCCGATATTCAGGAAGGACAAACTGCGCCGCTTTATTTGGCGAGCGATGCTCTGGCTATGCGGATCTATACGCAGGATGAGGCGCTGCGTCTGGATGCGGACTGTCGTGGCTTTTTACTGTTCCTTGAGCAAATTCAGGTTCTGAATCTTGAAACGCGCGAGATGATCATCGAACGTGTGATGGCGCTGGAAACGCAGGAATTTGATCTGGAAGATCTGAAGTGGGTCATTCTCATGGTACTTTTCAATGTTCCCGGTTGTGAGAATGCCTATCAGCAAATGGAAGAATTACTTTTTGAGGTCAATGACGGTTATGTGCAATAG
- the trkA gene encoding Trk system potassium transporter TrkA has translation MKIIILGAGQVGGTLAENLAGENNDITVVDTDANRLRQLQDKFDLRVVTGYASHPRVLREAGAEDADMLVAVTNSDETNMVACQIAYSLFKTPNRIARIRAAEYIRESEQLFLPEAVPIDHLISPEQLVIDNIYKLIEYPGALQVVNFAEGKVSLAAVNAYYGGPLVGNALTSLREHIPHVETRVAAIFRHDRPIRPQGSTIIEAGDEVFFVAASQHIRAVMSELQRLEKPYKRIMIVGGGNVGAGLAQRLEKDYSIKLIERNAERAAELAELLQNTVVFHGDASDQELLAEEHIEQIDVFIAITNDDEANIMSAMLAKRMGAKKVMVLIQRRAYVDLVQGSVIDVAISPQQATISALLSHVRKADIVSVSSLRRGVAEAIEAIAHGDEGTSKVVGRMIEDIKLPPGTTIGAIVRGDHVIIANTNSKIEQGDHVIMFLADKKFVPDVERLFQPSPFFL, from the coding sequence ATGAAAATTATCATTCTTGGCGCGGGTCAGGTCGGCGGAACACTGGCGGAAAATCTAGCGGGTGAAAATAATGACATCACTGTCGTTGATACTGATGCAAATCGATTACGCCAGCTTCAGGATAAGTTTGATCTGCGTGTCGTTACAGGATACGCATCTCACCCACGCGTGCTGCGTGAAGCGGGGGCAGAAGATGCCGATATGCTGGTCGCCGTGACCAATTCAGATGAAACGAATATGGTTGCCTGCCAGATTGCCTATTCCCTTTTCAAAACCCCAAACCGGATTGCACGTATTCGTGCCGCTGAATATATCCGTGAATCAGAACAGCTGTTTTTACCAGAAGCGGTTCCCATTGATCACTTGATCTCCCCAGAACAGTTGGTGATCGATAACATTTACAAGCTGATCGAATATCCCGGAGCACTTCAGGTTGTCAATTTCGCTGAAGGAAAAGTGAGTCTTGCCGCTGTCAATGCCTACTATGGCGGCCCACTGGTCGGCAATGCCCTAACTTCACTCCGCGAACATATTCCTCATGTAGAGACCCGCGTTGCAGCGATTTTCCGCCACGATCGCCCGATTCGCCCTCAAGGTTCCACTATCATCGAAGCCGGAGATGAAGTATTTTTTGTCGCAGCTTCTCAACACATTCGTGCAGTCATGAGTGAGTTACAGCGTCTTGAGAAACCATATAAAAGGATTATGATCGTTGGAGGGGGTAACGTCGGCGCAGGGTTAGCACAGCGACTAGAAAAAGACTACAGCATCAAGTTGATAGAACGAAATGCAGAACGTGCGGCAGAGTTAGCGGAGCTTCTGCAAAATACGGTCGTATTTCATGGCGATGCCTCAGATCAAGAGTTACTCGCCGAAGAACACATTGAGCAGATAGATGTATTCATCGCCATTACCAATGATGACGAAGCAAATATTATGTCAGCGATGCTGGCTAAGCGTATGGGTGCGAAAAAAGTGATGGTGCTCATCCAGCGTCGCGCTTATGTCGATTTGGTTCAAGGCAGCGTTATTGACGTCGCCATTTCCCCACAGCAGGCGACAATCTCTGCACTACTCAGCCACGTCCGCAAAGCAGATATTGTTAGCGTATCTTCTTTGCGCCGAGGAGTCGCCGAAGCGATTGAAGCCATCGCACATGGTGACGAGGGTACATCGAAAGTGGTCGGCAGAATGATCGAAGATATTAAACTCCCACCGGGTACTACTATTGGTGCCATTGTTCGCGGTGATCACGTCATCATTGCCAATACAAATAGCAAAATTGAACAAGGTGATCATGTCATCATGTTCTTGGCTGACAAGAAATTTGTACCTGATGTTGAACGCCTATTTCAACCAAGCCCTTTCTTTTTGTAA
- the rpmJ gene encoding 50S ribosomal protein L36, whose amino-acid sequence MKVRASVKKLCRNCKIVKRNGVVRVICSAEPKHKQRQG is encoded by the coding sequence ATGAAAGTTCGTGCTTCCGTCAAGAAATTATGTCGTAACTGTAAGATTGTTAAGCGTAACGGTGTCGTTCGTGTGATCTGCAGTGCCGAACCGAAGCATAAACAGCGTCAAGGCTGA
- the rpsD gene encoding 30S ribosomal protein S4, translating into MARYLGPKLKLSRREGTDLFLKSGVRAIDSKCKIEQAPGQHGARKPRLSDYGVQLREKQKVRRIYGVLERQFRNYYKEAARLKGNTGANLLQLLEGRLDNVVYRMGFGATRAEARQMVSHKAIMVNGRVVSIASYQVSPNDVVSIREKAKKQSRVKAALELAEQREKPTWLEVDAAKMEGVFKRIPERTDLSADINEHLIVELYSK; encoded by the coding sequence ATGGCAAGATATTTGGGTCCTAAGCTCAAGCTGAGCCGTCGTGAAGGCACCGACCTGTTCCTGAAGTCTGGTGTTCGTGCGATCGATTCCAAGTGTAAAATTGAACAAGCTCCTGGCCAGCACGGTGCGCGTAAACCGCGTCTGTCTGACTATGGTGTACAGTTGCGTGAAAAGCAAAAAGTTCGCCGTATCTACGGTGTTCTGGAGCGTCAGTTCCGTAACTATTATAAAGAAGCCGCACGTCTGAAAGGCAACACAGGTGCAAACCTGCTGCAACTGCTGGAAGGTCGTCTGGATAACGTTGTTTATCGTATGGGTTTTGGTGCCACTCGTGCTGAAGCACGTCAGATGGTAAGCCACAAAGCTATCATGGTAAACGGTCGCGTTGTTAGCATCGCTTCTTATCAGGTATCCCCGAATGACGTAGTCAGCATCCGTGAGAAAGCGAAAAAGCAATCTCGCGTGAAAGCCGCTCTGGAGCTGGCTGAACAGCGTGAAAAGCCAACTTGGCTGGAAGTTGATGCTGCCAAGATGGAAGGTGTGTTCAAACGTATTCCTGAACGTACCGATCTGTCTGCGGACATTAATGAACACCTGATCGTCGAGCTTTACTCCAAGTAA
- the mscL gene encoding large-conductance mechanosensitive channel protein MscL, with the protein MSIIKEFREFAMRGNVVDLAVGVIIGAAFGKIVSSLVSDIIMPPLGLLIGGVDFKQFSLILRDAQGEIPAVVMNYGAFIQNIFDFVIVAFAIFIAIKLMNKMRRKQDDTPAAPPKPSAEEKLLAEIRDLLKEQQPKQ; encoded by the coding sequence ATGAGTATCATCAAAGAATTCAGAGAGTTTGCCATGCGTGGCAACGTTGTCGATTTAGCAGTCGGTGTCATTATTGGCGCCGCTTTCGGTAAAATAGTCTCTTCTCTGGTTTCGGATATTATTATGCCGCCGCTAGGGCTTTTGATTGGTGGTGTCGATTTTAAACAATTCAGCCTCATTCTTCGTGATGCGCAAGGCGAAATTCCTGCCGTTGTCATGAACTATGGCGCTTTCATTCAAAATATCTTCGACTTTGTCATCGTCGCTTTTGCAATTTTTATAGCTATCAAGCTTATGAATAAAATGCGCCGCAAGCAGGACGATACGCCTGCAGCCCCGCCGAAACCGAGTGCTGAAGAGAAGCTGTTGGCTGAAATTCGCGACTTGCTGAAAGAACAACAACCTAAACAGTAA
- the fmt gene encoding methionyl-tRNA formyltransferase, with protein sequence MSDSLRIIFAGTPDFAARHLDALLSSGHEVVGIFTQPDRPAGRGNKLTPSPVKVLAEQHSIPVFQPKSLRPEENQAMVQALDADVMVVVAYGLILPQPVLSMPRLGCINVHGSLLPLWRGAAPIQRALWAGDSETGVTIMQMDVGLDTGAMLHKISCPILPQDTSATLYDKLAELGPRGLLETLEQLADGSAVSEAQNDALATYAEKLSKEEARLNWQLSAEQLERCIRAFNPWPISYFIVDEQPVKVWKAEVITKAHASQPGTIIQADKQGIQVATAAGILNIQELQPAGKKVMSAQDLLNSRREWFVPGNLLD encoded by the coding sequence GTGTCTGATTCTTTACGCATCATCTTTGCCGGAACCCCTGACTTTGCAGCGCGTCACCTTGACGCGCTTTTATCATCAGGGCACGAGGTCGTGGGCATTTTCACTCAACCTGACCGCCCAGCAGGCAGAGGCAACAAGCTCACTCCTAGTCCAGTAAAAGTACTGGCAGAGCAACATAGCATCCCCGTTTTCCAGCCGAAATCCCTGCGTCCGGAAGAAAACCAGGCGATGGTTCAGGCGTTAGATGCCGATGTTATGGTCGTTGTCGCCTATGGATTAATTCTGCCACAGCCTGTGTTATCCATGCCTCGCCTCGGTTGCATTAATGTACATGGTTCTCTGTTACCTCTATGGCGCGGAGCTGCGCCAATCCAACGCGCATTATGGGCTGGGGATAGTGAAACCGGCGTGACGATCATGCAAATGGACGTTGGGCTCGATACTGGCGCCATGCTTCACAAAATTTCATGCCCCATCCTGCCACAAGATACCAGCGCAACGTTGTACGATAAACTTGCGGAGCTTGGCCCACGTGGCTTACTGGAAACGCTGGAACAGCTTGCTGATGGCAGCGCTGTTTCTGAAGCACAAAATGATGCCCTTGCCACCTATGCAGAAAAGCTCAGCAAAGAAGAAGCTCGTCTAAATTGGCAGTTATCTGCTGAGCAGCTTGAACGTTGTATTCGTGCTTTTAATCCTTGGCCAATCAGCTATTTCATCGTAGATGAACAGCCAGTGAAAGTCTGGAAAGCTGAGGTCATCACCAAAGCACATGCCTCGCAGCCTGGCACAATCATACAGGCAGATAAGCAGGGTATTCAGGTGGCAACAGCCGCAGGTATCTTGAATATCCAAGAATTGCAGCCTGCGGGTAAAAAAGTGATGAGTGCGCAGGATCTGCTGAACTCACGTCGTGAGTGGTTCGTTCCCGGTAATCTGCTGGACTAA